One segment of Anatilimnocola aggregata DNA contains the following:
- a CDS encoding HpcH/HpaI aldolase family protein gives MRKSTIKAKLKQNQPVLLTTMHFGDASVFEMASLMGWDGLWLDLEHHGHSVETAAHLARASRVGASDIMIRPAKGEFMRMGRILEIGATGIMYPRCDNAEEAKQVVRWSKFAPMGERGIDSGNCDNPYCMMPLGEYIKAANDETFIVIQIEDPKALVHAEAMAAVDGVDILFLGPGDFSILAGIPGQFDHPKIKDAMQQVAAAAKKAGKHWGMPIFSVEHAKEVLALGGRFLCHGADLLMVKNGLEDIAKKFAPLGVTFDRRV, from the coding sequence ATGCGCAAGAGTACGATCAAAGCCAAGCTGAAACAGAATCAACCCGTCCTTCTTACGACCATGCACTTTGGCGATGCCTCGGTGTTTGAAATGGCCAGCTTGATGGGCTGGGATGGTCTGTGGCTCGACCTGGAGCACCACGGCCACAGCGTCGAGACAGCCGCTCACTTGGCCCGCGCGTCGCGCGTCGGCGCTTCGGACATCATGATTCGCCCGGCCAAGGGCGAGTTCATGCGGATGGGGCGGATTCTCGAAATTGGTGCGACCGGCATCATGTATCCCCGCTGCGACAACGCGGAAGAGGCGAAGCAGGTCGTCCGCTGGTCGAAGTTCGCGCCCATGGGTGAGCGCGGCATCGATAGCGGCAACTGCGACAACCCGTACTGCATGATGCCGCTTGGCGAATACATCAAGGCCGCGAATGACGAAACATTCATCGTCATTCAGATCGAAGATCCCAAGGCGCTCGTGCATGCCGAAGCGATGGCCGCCGTCGATGGCGTCGATATTCTCTTCCTGGGTCCTGGCGACTTCAGCATTCTCGCCGGCATTCCAGGGCAGTTCGACCATCCGAAGATCAAGGACGCGATGCAACAAGTGGCTGCTGCTGCGAAGAAGGCCGGCAAGCACTGGGGCATGCCGATTTTCTCCGTTGAACACGCGAAAGAAGTCCTCGCACTTGGCGGCCGCTTCCTCTGTCACGGCGCTGACCTGCTGATGGTCAAGAACGGCCTGGAAGATATCGCCAAGAAGTTCGCCCCGCTCGGCGTGACGTTCGACCGTCGCGTCTAA